CAGGCGACCCTGAAGATGATGCTGCCCATGGTCGGCTGCATCTTCCCGACGCTGTGGATCGTCCTGCTCGGGCCGGCCGCTTTGATCTTGATGGCGCCGAGGTCCTGAGCGGACGGGCCAGATCCTCCCGTCGCTGCTACCGGCGATCCCGTGGTGGGAGCTGGGCGCCCGTGCGATCCTCATCTATGCCGCCCTCCTGATCGCGCTGCGCCTGTTCGGCAAGCGCGAGGTGGGGCAGTTCACGCTCTACGACCTGGTCTTCATCCTGCTGGTGGCCAACGCCCTCCAGCCGGCGATGACCGGGCCGGACGCCTCGGTCCTGGGAGGCGTCATCCTGATCATCGTCCTGGTCGCCACCAACGCCTTCATCGGGCGCCTCGACCGGTCGCCGCGCTTCCACCGGTTGTTCAGCTCACAACCGGCCGTGATCGTCAAGGACGGCCGTTACCTCCCTGAGGTCATGCAGCGTGAAGGGGTGCTGCAGGAGGAGTGCGAGATGGCGATGCGCGAGCACGGAGTGGTGGATCTCAAGGAGGTCCAGCTGGCCGTGCTCGAGCCGGACGGGACCATCTCGATCGTGCCCAGCGGAACGGCGGTCCAGAGGACCAAGCACCGGGTCCGCTACCACCATCGGGCCGGCTAATCGGCGGCGAGGAACTCCAACGCCGCTTGCTTGAAGTCCTTCGCCACGACCGCGCTCATGTGGTCTCGTCCGGCGATCGTGACCAGGCGCGAGGTGGGGATGAGCTCCACCAGCTCGGGCGCGTTCCGGGCGATGTCGTCGTGGTCGCCGGCCACGATCAGGATCGGCGAGCGGATGGCGGACAGCCGTGCCGGGTCGTTGTCCGGGTGCAGGCCGGTGATGCAGGCCGCCAGCGCCAGCAGGTCGTTGGCCGGCCGGGCGGAGGCGAACCGGTAGAAGGTCTGGGCGATGGGGTCGTCTGTCGGTTCGCCACGCAGGAACGCCGTCGCGATCTGCTCCGCGCTGTCGATGGCGCCGGCCGACCCGAGACCGCCCAGGACGGCTCGCCTGACGCGTTCCGGGAAATCGAGCACCGCCTGGAGGCCGATGCGCGCGCCCATCGAGTACCCGAGCAAATCGGCCACCGGAACGTCGAGATGGTCCAGCAGCCGGAGGACGTCGCCCGCCATCACGCGCACCGCATAAGCCGCGGGATCGTGCGGCTTGTCGCTGCCGCCGTGCCCGCGGCAGTCGAGCCCGATGACGCGAAAGCCGTCGCTCGTGAGGGTCTCCTGCCATCGCGTGCCGACCCAGTTCAGGCGGTAGTCCGAGGCGAAGCCGTGCACGAGGACGATCGGCCTGCCGTTCTCCGGTCCGTGCACCTCGTAGTGGAGACGGACGCCGTCGCTGTCGAAGTCCATGCCGCGCCGTTAGGCTAGTCGATCGTCATGGCGGGACGGCGTGCGGTGCATGAGCGGACCGGAAAGGTGCTCGCGGAGAAGCTGGAGATGCCGCGCACCTTCATCGGTCGCGGGATCGGCCTGATGTTCCGCCGCACCCTGGAGCCGGGCCGCGGCATGTGGATCGCGCCATGCAACGGCATCCACATGATGTTCATGAGCTTTGCCATCGATGCCGTCTTCCTGGATGGCAGAGAGCGCGTCAGGAAGGTCTACCGCAACCTGCCGGCCTGGTGGGGGGTGGTGTGGCTCGAGTGGGGCGCCCACAGCGTCCTGGAGCTACCGTCCGGGTCGACGGCGGGCATCGATCTCCAACCCGGCGACCGGGTCGTCATCGCCTGAGCTCGACTTTGTAAAGACACCGTTGACGCCGCCCGTAGGCTCAGGTGGTGCGCTGGCCGTTCGTGGACCTGCTGCTGCCGCCCCGCTGCGGCAGCTGCCGCTCCGTCGGCTCGTGGCTGTGTCAGCGCTGCCGCGACCGCATCCGGCGGCTGGAGGAGCCGCTGTGCCGGCGGTGCGGCGCGGAGCTGGAGTCGGCCCGCAAGGACTGCGGCTGTCGGGGCCGCCTCAGGTCCCTGGCGCGACTGCGTTCCGCGGCCGCCTATGAAGGGCCGATCGAGCTGGCCGTCCGGCGGTTCAAGTACGAGGGCTGGAGGCGCCTGGCCGAGCCCCTGGCGCTGCTCATGGCCGAGCGCCTGGTGGTCGAGGGCCTGGCGGCGACCTGGGCGGTCGCGGTGCCGCTGCACCCCGGACGGCTGCGCCAGAGGGGATTCAACCAGGCTGAGCTGCTGGCTCGCGAGCTGAGGCGCAGGCTGTGCCTGACGGAGCCTCCGGGAGAGTTGGTGCGCACGCGCCCCACGCCGCCCCAGGTGGGCCACGACCGGCGATGGCGACTCGAAAACGTCCGTGACGCGTTCGCCTGGCGGGGCGACGACCTGGACAGCCGCTCGCTCCTGCTGGTCGACGACGTCGCCACGACCGGCGCCACCCTGGAGGCCTGCGCGGCGGCTTTGAGAAGCGCCGGATCGGGACCGGTGATGGGCGTCTCGGTGGCGAGGGTCGTTCTTTAGGCTGCAGGTGGGGGCAGGTCCGAACGTTATAGTTGGTCGGTTCATCAAATCGCGAGCGGAGGCTAGCGAATGGCAGTTCGGATCCCAGGCATCAACATCGATGAGTACTACCAGCAGCTGGGGCCGATCGAGCCCCTGATTCGCGACGACCGCGTGACCGAGATCATGGTCAACGGCAACGACCACGTCTACGTCGAGATGGGCGGCAAGGTGGTCCTCACCAACATCAAGTTCGTCGACGAGGACCAGCTCCTCAACGTGATCCAGTTCATCGTGCGCACCGTCGGCCGCCGCATCGACGAGCGCCAGCCTCTTTGTGACGCCCGCCTGGCCGACGGCTCCCGCGTCAACGCCGTCATCCGCCCGCTGGCTTTGAACGGTCCCCTGCTCACGATTCGCAAGTTCGCGCGCGATCCGTTCCAGGTCGAAGACCTCATCCGGTTCGGGAGTTGCAACGAGGCCGGGTTCGGCTTTTTGAAGGCGGCGGTCCTGGCGAAGTCCAACGTCGTCGTCTCAGGCGGCACCGGCACCGGCAAGACGACGTTCCTCAACGTGCTGTCCGGATTCATACCTGTCGAGGACCGCATCGTCACGATCGAGGATGCCGCCGAGCTCCAGCTCCACCAGGAGCACGTCTGCCGCCTGGAGACCAGGCCCAAGGATATCAACGGCGAGGGCGAGATCACCATTCAGCGGCTGGTCATCAATTCACTCCGCATGCGTCCGGAGCGAATCGTGGTCGGTGAGTGCCGTGGGGGTGAGGCGCTCGACATGCTGCAGGCCATGAACACGGGTCATGACGGCTCGATGACCACCCTGCACGCCAACAGCCCGCGCGACGCCCTGGCCCGCCTGGAGACCCTGGTGCTGATGGCCGGCGTCGATCTGCCGGTCAGGGCCATCCGCCAGCAGGTGGCTGGCGCCATCAACCTCATCTGCCAGCTCAACCGCCTGCGCGACGGCTCGCGCAAGGTGACCGCCATCACCGAGATCGTCGGCATGGAGCAGGACGTGATCACGATGCAGGACATCTTCGTCCTGGAGCAGAAGGGTGCGACACCGGACGGCAAGGTGGTCGCGGAGTTCAGGCCGACCGGTCTGCGGCCCAAGATCCTGGACCGCATATTCGCCCAGGGAATTCCTCTGCCCAAGGAGATCACGGCCCTCTTCCCACCGCCACCGGGCTACAAGCCGTCGGCCGTTTAGACGGGGCTCCGGTGGGGGATTTGAGTCATATACTCAGGCCGTGAAGGTCGTCCTGCACGACCGTACCAACGGTCTCGGGCAGGAGGTGCGCGAGAACGCGGAGCGCAAGCTGACCCGCCTTGCCCGCCACTTCGGCAAGGTGGCCGAGGCCGAGTTGGATTTCGCCGAGGAGCGCAAGCGCAGCGGTCTGGCCACGATCGTGTGCCGGATCAACGTCCATCTCGACGGCCGCCGGTCGCCGGTGCTGTCGGCGCACGAAAGCGGCGCTGACGCGCTGTCCGCGCTCGACCTCGCCCTGGACAAGATCGATCGCCAAGTGGTCAAGCACAAGGAGAAGGTCACCCACCGCAAGCAGCCGGCGTCGCCGGTGCGCATGACCGCCCCCGAGGACAACCGCGACGAACGGAGCACGGAACCGGAGCGGATCCGCCTGAAGGTGCGCCCGATGTCGCTCGCCGAGGCCGTGGCGGAGCTCGAGTCCGACGGCCAGGCTTTCCATGTCTTCCTCGACGAGGACTCCGGCACCATCCAGATCGCGGTCCGCCGCGCCGACGGCTCCGTGGCCGTCATCGAGCCCGTCATCCCCTAGCCGGTACTCGCCTCCGGGGCCCGGGATTGGAGATCCGGTCCAGCGGGTACCCTTGAGTCAGTGCTCTCACTAGGCAAGCTACTCGACCCGAACGAGCGGGAGGTCAAGCGCCACCTGGCGGTGGCGGCCGCCGTCACCGCCCTCGGGACCGAGCTCGAAGCGCTCGATGACGCCGCCCTGCGCGCACGGTCTGAGGAGCTGCGCCGGCAAGCCGGGGAAGGCCATGACCTCGACGAGCTGCTGATCGAGGCCTTCGCCCTGTGTCGTGAGGCCGGCCGGCGGACGATCGGCCTGCGACACTTCGACGTCCAGCTGGTCGGAGGCATCGTCCTGCACCAGGGAAAGATCGCCGAGATGAAGACCGGCGAGGGCAAGACGCTCGTCGCCAGCCTGGCGCTCTATCTCAACGCACTTCCGGGCAAGGGCGTCCACCTGGTCACGGTCAACGACTACCTGGCGCGCCGTGACGCCGGCTGGATGGCGCCGATCTATCACCTGTTGGGCCTGACCGTGGGGGTCAACGTCGGCACCGCCGGGACCTACGTCTACGACCCCGAGTTCCTCGACGAGACGCACGGCGACGCGAGGCTCCGGCATCTCCGCCCCACGACCAAGCGCGAGGCCTACCTGGCGGACATCACGTACGCCACCAACTCGGAGCTGGCGTTCGACTACCTGCGCGACAACATGGCCCACGACCTCTCGCAGTGCAGTCAGCGCCACCTGAATTACGCGATCGTCGACGAGGTCGACTCCATCCTCATCGACGAGGCGCGCACGCCGCACATCATCTCCGGCCAGTCGGACGAGTCCACCGAGAAGTACTACGAGTACGCCCGATGGGCGGGTCGCCTGGTCGAAGAAGAGGACTACGAGGTCGATCTGAAGCACAAGTCGGCATCGCTGACCGAGGCGGGCATCGCCAAGATGGAGCGCTGGACCGGCATCCGCAACATCTACGACCTCGAGAACGTCATCGAGGCCCACCAGATCAACCAGGCGCTCAAGGCGAAGGTTCTGTTCCTCAGGGATCGCGACTACCTGGTCAAGGACGGCGAGGTGATCATCGTTGACGAGTTCACGGGACGCACCATGCAGGGACGGCGCTGGTCGGATGGCCTTCACCAGGCGGTCGAAGCCAAGGAAGGCGTGAAGGTCCAGCAGGAGCAGAAGACCATCGCCACCATCACCGTCCAGAACTACTTCCGGCAGTACGAGAAGCTGGCCGGCATGACCGGTACCGCGCTGACCGAGGCGGAGGAGTTTCACAAGATCTACGGGCTGGACGTCGTCGTCATCCCCACGCACCGGCCGATGGTCCGCGACGACCACCCGGACGTCATCTACAAGACGGAGCAGTCCAAATTCACCGCGGTCATCGACGAGGTCGCCGCCATGAACAAGCTCAGCCGGCCGGTGCTGGTCGGCACCGTGTCGGTGGAAAAGTCCGAACGGCTCTCACGCATGCTCGAGAAGCGGGGCGTGAAGCACAACGTGCTGAACGCCAAGCAGCACGAGCGCGAGGCCGCGATCGTGGCCGAGGCCGGACAGCCGAAGGCGGTCACCATCGCCACCAACATGGCCGGCCGCGGCACCGACATCGTCCTCGGCACGGGTGTCAAGGAGGTCGGCGGCCTCCACATCATCGGCACCGAGCGGCACGAGAGCCGGCGCATCGACAACCAGCTGCGAGGTCGCTCGGGCCGCCAGGGCGATCCTGGTTCCAGCCGCTTTTTCATCTCGCTCGAAGACGACCTGATGAAGATCTTCGGGCCCGCTGCCGACCGTATCGGCAGGCTCATGGACAGCCTCGAGGTCGAACCGATCGAGCATCCGTGGGTGGCGCGGTCCATCGCCGGCGCCCAGAAGAAGGTCGAGGGCATGCACTTCGACGCCCGCAAGCATGTGGTCGAGTACGACGACGTGATGAACCAGCAGCGCCAGATCGTCTACGAGGAGCGCCGAAAGGTGCTGGAGGGCGCCGACACCCGCGGCAATATCCTTAGCTACGCGCGGGACATCATCGCCAAGGGTGTCGAGCAGCACTGCGAGAGCCGCCATGCCGAGAACTGGGACCTCGACGGGCTCGTGAAGTATCTGAACGCATACCTGCCGATCGCCCCCGACACGCAGATTCCGGATGAGGCGCTGGGCCAGGGGCCTGAGGGCCTCGTCGAGCACCTGTTCGCGGCTGCGTCCGACACCTATGACCGTAAGGTCGAGGAGGTGGGCGCGGACCTGATGCCGCTGGTCGAGCGCGACGTGATCCTGCGCACCATCGACTGGCAGTGGATGGAGTACCTCACGCAGATGGAGCATTTCCGCGAAGGCATCGGCCTGCGCGCCTACGGGCAGCGTGACCCGCTCGTCGAGTACAAGAACGAAGCCTTCGAGATGTTCAACGAGCTGCGCGAGCGCATTCAGGCCTCGATCGTGGCGCGCATCTTCAGGGTGCAGGTGCAGCGCAACGCCCCGGCACCCCCGCCGGCGCCGTTGGTGCGCCAGGTCCTGGAGAGCGGTCCGGGCGAGCCGGACGGGGCCGACGGCGCCGGGCGCAACGCGGCGCCGGCGCCGCGCCGGGCAGCGCCCGTGGGCATCGGGGCGGCCGGGGCGGTTCCGGCAAGCGCCGGTGGCGCATCAACCAATAAGATCGGGCGCAACGATCCGTGCTGGTGCGGGTCAGGCAAGAAGTACAAGAGGTGTCATGGACGCTGAGCTGAACCCGAAAGAGTTACTGGCAAGGATCGTGCAGCTCAAGGAGCACCTTTGACCTGGCCGCGAAGGGCAAGCGTGCGGACGAGCTCGATGAACAGCTGGTCAGGCCCGGGGTCTGGGACGACCCTGCCGGCGCCGGGCGGATGGCGCGTGAAGCTGCCGAACACCGCCAGCTGATCGCGACCTGGGATCGCCTCGAGACGCGCGCCCGCGACCTGATCGAGCTGGACCAGCTCGCCTCCGGAGACGCCGAGCTAGGCGCCCAGGTGGACGAGGAGGGGGCGGCCCTGGCGAGCGAGCTGCGCTCGCGCGAGCTGGACCTGCTGTTCACCGACCCGTACGCGACGCACAACGCGGTCATGACCTTATCGGTCGGACAGGGCGGGGTGGAGGCGCAGGACTGGGTCGAGATGCTGATGCGCATGTATGTGAAATGGGCGGAGCACAAGCGTTTCGAGGCCGAGATCCTCGAGACGTCGCCGGGTGAGGAGGCAGGGCTGAAGAGCGCCACGTTCATCGTCCGGGGCCCGCGTGCGTATGGCCTGCTGCGCTCGGAGCACGGGGTGCACCGCCTCGTGCGCATCTCACCCTTCGACCAGAACCATCGCCGGCACACCTCGTTCGCGCTGGTCGAGGTGATGCCCGAGCTCGAACGCTCGGACGAGGACGCGGTCGTGATCAACGCCCAGGACCTGCGCATCGATACGTACCGTTCGACCGGCGCCGGCGGCCAGCATGTGAACAAGACGGATTCCGCGGTTCGCATCACGCACCTGCCCACGGGCATCGTGGTCACCTGCCAGAACGAACGCTCGCAGATGAAGAACCGCGACATGGCGATGAAAGTCTTGAAAGCCCGGCTATTCCAGCGGCAGCAACAGGAAGCCGCGGCGCAGCTCGATCAGATCCGCGGCCAAGTGATGCCGGCTGAATTCGGATCTCAGATCCGAAACTACGTCCTCCAGCCGTACACCCTGGTCAAGGACGTGCGCACCGGGCTCGAGATCGGAAATACCCAGGCCGTCCTGGACGGTGAGATAGACCCCTTCATCGAGAGCTGGCTGCGCTGGCGCCTGGACCGGAACGGGTCGTCCGGGTAGCCGGCGCAAGCAACTCCAAACGCACCCGTTAAACAGCTGTTTGGTGCTCTGGGAACGGGTGGTTGGACCAGCAAGGGGCGTGCGGTATACTGCCCGCGACTTAGTCGAACGCGCCCGCCGGCGCCACACGTCGAAGCAACAAACTCAGCTTATGGTTTTAACACCGGATTTCGACAATCGCCCGGTCATCAGCTTCCAGCATGTGTGGAAGACGTATCCGACCGGAACCGAAGCCCTGCGCGATGTCAACCTGGTCGTGCCTGAAGGTGACTTCGTATTCCTCGTCGGTCCGTCGGGCGCGGGCAAATCGACACTCGTCCGCCTCCTGATCCGGGAGGAGAAACCGACCAAGGGCAAGATCTTCGTCGACGGCGTCGAGCTCGGCCGCATGAAGCGGCGGCAGCTCCCGTTTTACCGCCGCAAGGTTGGCCTGGTCTTCCAGGATTTCAAGCTCCTGCCGAACCTGACCATCTACGAGAACGTGGCCTTCGCCCTGCGCGTGCTTGGTGAATCCGATCACGTCGTGCTGGCGCACGTGGCCGAGGCGCTCGACACGGTCGGGCTCGCCGGGAAAGAGCAGATGTACCCCGCCACCCTGTCCGGCGGCGAGCAGCAGCGCGTCGCCATCGCACGCGCTCTCGTGCACGCGCCGCGCCTCATCATCGCTGACGAGCCGACGGGCAACCTCGACCCGGCGACGGCGTGGGAGATCATGCAGCTCTTCCTGCGCATCAACGC
Above is a window of bacterium DNA encoding:
- a CDS encoding DUF421 domain-containing protein, with the protein product MLPSLLPAIPWWELGARAILIYAALLIALRLFGKREVGQFTLYDLVFILLVANALQPAMTGPDASVLGGVILIIVLVATNAFIGRLDRSPRFHRLFSSQPAVIVKDGRYLPEVMQREGVLQEECEMAMREHGVVDLKEVQLAVLEPDGTISIVPSGTAVQRTKHRVRYHHRAG
- a CDS encoding DUF192 domain-containing protein, with amino-acid sequence MAGRRAVHERTGKVLAEKLEMPRTFIGRGIGLMFRRTLEPGRGMWIAPCNGIHMMFMSFAIDAVFLDGRERVRKVYRNLPAWWGVVWLEWGAHSVLELPSGSTAGIDLQPGDRVVIA
- a CDS encoding ComF family protein, whose amino-acid sequence is MRWPFVDLLLPPRCGSCRSVGSWLCQRCRDRIRRLEEPLCRRCGAELESARKDCGCRGRLRSLARLRSAAAYEGPIELAVRRFKYEGWRRLAEPLALLMAERLVVEGLAATWAVAVPLHPGRLRQRGFNQAELLARELRRRLCLTEPPGELVRTRPTPPQVGHDRRWRLENVRDAFAWRGDDLDSRSLLLVDDVATTGATLEACAAALRSAGSGPVMGVSVARVVL
- a CDS encoding CpaF family protein, with translation MAVRIPGINIDEYYQQLGPIEPLIRDDRVTEIMVNGNDHVYVEMGGKVVLTNIKFVDEDQLLNVIQFIVRTVGRRIDERQPLCDARLADGSRVNAVIRPLALNGPLLTIRKFARDPFQVEDLIRFGSCNEAGFGFLKAAVLAKSNVVVSGGTGTGKTTFLNVLSGFIPVEDRIVTIEDAAELQLHQEHVCRLETRPKDINGEGEITIQRLVINSLRMRPERIVVGECRGGEALDMLQAMNTGHDGSMTTLHANSPRDALARLETLVLMAGVDLPVRAIRQQVAGAINLICQLNRLRDGSRKVTAITEIVGMEQDVITMQDIFVLEQKGATPDGKVVAEFRPTGLRPKILDRIFAQGIPLPKEITALFPPPPGYKPSAV
- the secA gene encoding preprotein translocase subunit SecA encodes the protein MLSLGKLLDPNEREVKRHLAVAAAVTALGTELEALDDAALRARSEELRRQAGEGHDLDELLIEAFALCREAGRRTIGLRHFDVQLVGGIVLHQGKIAEMKTGEGKTLVASLALYLNALPGKGVHLVTVNDYLARRDAGWMAPIYHLLGLTVGVNVGTAGTYVYDPEFLDETHGDARLRHLRPTTKREAYLADITYATNSELAFDYLRDNMAHDLSQCSQRHLNYAIVDEVDSILIDEARTPHIISGQSDESTEKYYEYARWAGRLVEEEDYEVDLKHKSASLTEAGIAKMERWTGIRNIYDLENVIEAHQINQALKAKVLFLRDRDYLVKDGEVIIVDEFTGRTMQGRRWSDGLHQAVEAKEGVKVQQEQKTIATITVQNYFRQYEKLAGMTGTALTEAEEFHKIYGLDVVVIPTHRPMVRDDHPDVIYKTEQSKFTAVIDEVAAMNKLSRPVLVGTVSVEKSERLSRMLEKRGVKHNVLNAKQHEREAAIVAEAGQPKAVTIATNMAGRGTDIVLGTGVKEVGGLHIIGTERHESRRIDNQLRGRSGRQGDPGSSRFFISLEDDLMKIFGPAADRIGRLMDSLEVEPIEHPWVARSIAGAQKKVEGMHFDARKHVVEYDDVMNQQRQIVYEERRKVLEGADTRGNILSYARDIIAKGVEQHCESRHAENWDLDGLVKYLNAYLPIAPDTQIPDEALGQGPEGLVEHLFAAASDTYDRKVEEVGADLMPLVERDVILRTIDWQWMEYLTQMEHFREGIGLRAYGQRDPLVEYKNEAFEMFNELRERIQASIVARIFRVQVQRNAPAPPPAPLVRQVLESGPGEPDGADGAGRNAAPAPRRAAPVGIGAAGAVPASAGGASTNKIGRNDPCWCGSGKKYKRCHGR
- the ftsE gene encoding cell division ATP-binding protein FtsE, coding for MVLTPDFDNRPVISFQHVWKTYPTGTEALRDVNLVVPEGDFVFLVGPSGAGKSTLVRLLIREEKPTKGKIFVDGVELGRMKRRQLPFYRRKVGLVFQDFKLLPNLTIYENVAFALRVLGESDHVVLAHVAEALDTVGLAGKEQMYPATLSGGEQQRVAIARALVHAPRLIIADEPTGNLDPATAWEIMQLFLRINARGATVVMATHNREIVDLLRRRVVAIDAGQIARDDRSGRYHDDVSKSQIRAQ
- a CDS encoding alpha/beta fold hydrolase, whose translation is MDFDSDGVRLHYEVHGPENGRPIVLVHGFASDYRLNWVGTRWQETLTSDGFRVIGLDCRGHGGSDKPHDPAAYAVRVMAGDVLRLLDHLDVPVADLLGYSMGARIGLQAVLDFPERVRRAVLGGLGSAGAIDSAEQIATAFLRGEPTDDPIAQTFYRFASARPANDLLALAACITGLHPDNDPARLSAIRSPILIVAGDHDDIARNAPELVELIPTSRLVTIAGRDHMSAVVAKDFKQAALEFLAAD
- the raiA gene encoding ribosome-associated translation inhibitor RaiA is translated as MRHRTARWSRSSGRPVCGPRSWTAYSPREFLCPRRSRPSSHRHRATSRRPFRRGSGGGFESYTQAVKVVLHDRTNGLGQEVRENAERKLTRLARHFGKVAEAELDFAEERKRSGLATIVCRINVHLDGRRSPVLSAHESGADALSALDLALDKIDRQVVKHKEKVTHRKQPASPVRMTAPEDNRDERSTEPERIRLKVRPMSLAEAVAELESDGQAFHVFLDEDSGTIQIAVRRADGSVAVIEPVIP